The Aphelocoma coerulescens isolate FSJ_1873_10779 chromosome Z unlocalized genomic scaffold, UR_Acoe_1.0 ChrZ, whole genome shotgun sequence DNA window ACTAGAGACTTCTGATGCAGAATtaaagggagggaagaagagaaggTAGGGGATGAGGTGAGAATCCAAAACATTACATAAGCCGTACAACTGtagaagaaagaagggaaaacaaaggaaaaataattttaaaagtaacttATTTAAACTGTTTCCTTGTGAAACTGAGTTTTCCAATAAAGTCATGAGAGCTGAGACAGCAAAGGCAGAGACTTCAATAGGGAGAACAGTCAAATCTCACATATTTCTTACATACTGTGCTCAGGTGGAATCTTGAGCCAGGCAGGCACGGTAGAGCCCACAGGGCTCTCTAAACTGCCTCAACATTCTAATACTCATCCAATATCCTCCAAGGAGGAAACTTGAGAAACTTGGGGAACTTGAGAAAACTATTAACATGTCCTCAAGACTCTGGGGGCCAAATTTGTTTGTACTGTTGTCCTTGAGGTCTGGGAAGAAGTCACACACAACCAAGTAAGAGGAAGGACTGCAGCAGGATGCAGTTCCCAACCCCTTGTGTTTGGTGATAGGTTTTGCACAAACTTTGTACTGTTGAGGTATAAGCCTCATGAATATCACATTTGACCAAAACTGAGCGTATTGAGtctcttgttttaaaaaaattttatttaaacaaagtAGGTACATTTCACAGAAATGGTTATAAAATGCATAGCATATTATAAACAATACTGTTACTTTACAGATACTAGTTGCTATTATTCTaatattgctttttaaaaactaatGAGCCTGCTTGGTGAATCAGAAAGCTAAAAATCCCCATCTTAGGcactctggaaaaaaaccagtATGTGATATTACAAAGCAGGTGTCCACTTTTTCATTCACTCTACTGACGTTATTGCTGCACCATTAATTTGCCAGTTCTCATTATGTGGAAATACCCAATCCCTGGAGTCACATACCAAGACTAGATTTCCATTAACTAGACTACAAATTGCACTTGCTCAGCCAGCCAAAACCTCACACAACTCCAAGGAAAGCTCACTGAGGTCTTCACATTGATTAACTTAAAGGACAGAGACCATATGAGTGGACAGAAAATGAGCAGTTTTTCTAAGTTGTGCAGGTGTGTCACACCCATATTGCTATTCATAAGCAACTTGATTGTAAGTTGGCAAGTCCATAGAGATTTCAGGCTTGACTTCAATGGAACCTGAACGCCCAGTAGAAACAGACCTTACCCTCAGTGGTGATAACAGTGTCACATAAAGTGGAATTGAGCCTTTTTACAGCACTGGAGAACCAAGCAGATCTCAAGCATTCATGATTGCATACCCaaacacagaggtgtctgtttTCTGATCTTTGGGATGTCAGGGTGCAGAGAAGTAAAAATGAAGAGCACAGCACCAATCCATAACCATAGCTAAAACAGATACCTGCTCATTCACACAACACTTCAGTACATGAATCATGACAGACATTCTTCACATTTACATTTGTATGACAATAGGCATAAAGTAAATATTGAGGTAAAAGGATATGCACCAGGTTTGCACTGGTGTAAGCAAATCTAGAATTGAGCAAGCTATAAAATCCATTAACTCACACAcaatagagaaagaaaaatccccacatttttaaaacatatagATACATGTAGATCAAACCATATATGTTTCCAAAACATATAGATACGTGCTGAGGAATAAACTGACTTTTTTGCATGATGACATGAACTTTACAGTAGTTTAAGCTTGGCTTGGACTGAAAATAAAGAAGCTTGAACTCTGGCCAGCAGAGCTCCTTTGGAACAGTTTGTCAAGACAGAAGAATGAGGTCTGAAGCAGTCCAAGAACATTGATGTTTCATTCACCATCTTCAAGTAGTTTTTGTAAGTTGTTCTGTATCttagaaaaagagagggaaagagtTGGGAGGCAAGAAGTGTTAcactgcattttaaataaaaaataaaatcaaggcATACTCTTCAATATACTCTGTGTGCATGTTAATTCTGTCACACCTTTTCATACCAATGGTATTCCTGTTAAATGCTTCCCTTATAATAAGTGTAATCATCAAGTCCATCAAATGGAACACCTAGACAATCAACCAGCAGGACATCTAAGTTTAATATGATGAGTAGCCcctgaaactttctcctatagacTGTCTCCTCCATCAGTAGTATGAAAataagacagaaataaaaaattagagCAGAAGGAATGGGACAAGAAACTGAATTATTTTCACCTTGATCAAAATCCAGTAAAAGCCTCAAACTTCCACAGCTCTATCGCTAAAGAGGATAACTCAAATAGTTTTGTAACAGCTTCAGCCATGATGTGTGCACAGCAAAATAGTCTTCTAACCATCAGCAGACATGTCCCATTTACCAGATTTAGTGAATTGATTGTGGATTACCTTCCTTTAGTTACAATGAAAGCAATGTCAGTCAGTTGCATCCTTGAGAATAATTTGAACAGCCTATTTTTACACAGCCTATTTACCCAGTTTTTGTCTCCTTGTCCTTAAAATCTAGAGTAATACAGTATAGTGGGTCACATCCCCAGACACACGTTCTCAATACCTCAGCATCTTAGTAACTTGCCAGCCCTGGTTACAGGTTTAGTCACAGTTACTTTCAGGCTTTAATTTGAGAAGCTATTGCACTTCCTGTTCAAGGATACCACTTTTTAGTCCTACCTCATGATTTCTATCCCAGATGCACACCTTTCTCAAGAGGGGCATTTTGAGGAAAGGGAAACAGTAAGAAGCAGCTAATTTTATGAGAGTAACTTAACCCAGGAATTTCCTTCTAGCCTGCTAAGTTAGTGTAAGGGAATGAGTAATATTAGGCCACATTTTCCCTCACACAATTTAATGCTTTATCCTTTGATAGATGTGGTGCATTTTAACAAGCTGCTAAATACAATTAAAAGCCAAATTAGCAGAATTTTGCTAAACCATGGTAGTTCCTTGGCTCCAAGTATGAAGGAGAACTTGGTAAAAATCACAAGGTCACATGGAAAAAATCATTGCAACGTATTTGTGtactaaacatttttttaactggagAATAATTTACAGTTTTTAATCTAGATTATCTCAGTGCTCCCATTTACAGTGCTGTGGTCACAGGGGAAGTAAGGGGAGAGATGACAAGTTATACCAGAACTTTTATGCTAcctttgctgctgcagccagttaCCAGCACTTTTCACTAAGGCATATGAAACTGTCAAGCAACTGCAGTAACTTTGCTCAGAGAACAAAAAGCTATTAGATTTCTAGGCACTGCTCATCTAGATTCAAACAGGATGTGGCAATGTGCAGCTACAGGCAATACTGATTTAGCTTGTACGCACAGCACTTCATTGCTTGAATGTTTGTCAGATAAAGGTAAGTCTTTAAAGCTCCAATCCTGTAGACACTAAACGAAGAAAGCACACCACTTAAGACTCTAATTCAGGATAGAAGGTCACTTCTCTGGGAACAGCTGAATGATCTAACCATCCAGCTGTCTATTACTGTCTCCAAGCAGAGGCTATATAAGGGAGTGGGACAGTGCCTAGCCTTGCTGCAAAGGGCTGGCTGGCTTCCCACTGAAATGAGGTCTCCCATGAACCATCTTGCCAGCCTGTCCCAGACAGCCAGGAAGCAGTAACCTCTAAAATGACCTAATTTGGCTGAAGATTGTATCTGGTAACCATCTGGTAAGCATTTACCCCTTGTATTCACACTATTATTAACCAGAAAATACAGAGGGGTTAAGCCAGCATTACTCTAGATTTCCATAGCCAAGAGGGTGAAGATGTGGGGGAAGAAACCCTTTTTTAGGGGAAGATACCCCTTTTTGGCAGTATTCCTAAAACCTATGCCACACGTGTAAACAGTGATATTATATACTCTTAGCTTTATGCTCTTTGAGAAActtggttttgggggaaaaaaggtgttgAAAGACCTTGGCACAGACTCAGTTTTAGAAAGAGAGGCAAAAATAGCCCATATGACTTAAGCACATAGGAATTCAAGTAACTTTTGTTTCACTAGTGCTGTTGTCATGCTTGGCCTGTGTACGTGTTTCCAACACACAACATTTCACCAACCTGTACTGGGTGCATTTGTCAAGGTTTGGGGGTAGGTGGGGCGAGGTGtgcaggggcagcagctgtggccAGGACCAggggctgccctgtgctggaCACAGCCATTCCAGCAGCATCCAGAGGACCCATTGCAGGGCACAGGTGAGCCCCAGCCATGAGAGAGGTGGAGCCTCTGGTAAAGTATTttagaaaggggaaaaacactAAATAAGGAAATAAGGTCTGCACACCCAATCGTTTTGCATAGTTTCCAATTTAAGTTACCAAATACATTTAGCTTTGCAATCAGAGAATGGTAAAAATCAAGGGTCAGGTATAGCGAATTACACAACTGGTGCAGCAGCATTTATGTTACTGAAGTAAAACAGGCAGATTCCAGCCACTTTGTGTGAAGAAGCTGACTACATATGAAAGCaaacaacattttttaaaatcaaaaaccCGAAACTCCAACAAAAGCCGCAAACAGAAAAATTCATCAAATACCAAGAACGGTTAAGTTCAAAATCCTTAGCCCAGATGgattaaaagaaaggaaaaaaaaagttgagctCCTTACATAATGCAATAATCACCCATGAAGTGTCTGCTTCAGGGATACTTTTCCTGGTTATAAGCCTCAGTTCAAAGCAAAACTTTTACACATACCGGTGTTTGTACTTGGGTTAATTTGTAGTCCAAAAATTAGTCCTTTGTCTAGGAAAACATGCCACCTTTTGGTATCACATCTGAGGGTAACTCGACACTTTTCAAGTGAAAGATCATAGAAACAAAGCAAGAACCTGATTGGTCTATCAGCGTTTGCATTCTATCATAGATGTTACCTTTTCCAATTTTCTAAGATTAGCAGTTAACTCATTGCAAACGGCATCAGCATTAATTTGCAGATGAGATCCCAAATCTTGGTGCACTTGATGTCTGTCAAatagaatgaaaaaataagtGTGACAGAGTcaaaagaacaggaaaacagAACTGAATACACATGTACATGGCAACAGAGTGGCAAAATTGTAACCTGTACTTGTTTACAGAAAAGAAAGTGCTATGTCACTTCTTGACTACATTTTTTACGTGATCTCTTTCTCCAAAAGTTTGAATTTATAGCGATTTCTGCTGAAAAGTTCCATAAGTTCCACATCCTGTGACTTGGAAAGAAATCAGAAAGCCCAAGCCCTAGACACTGCAGAAGTGCACATTAGGTCTTCCTTCCTGTATCTTGTACTATTTGGGCTCAGAGCAACAGAAACGACTTTCTTGTGTTAGTGTTTCTGAAGAGTGACACAGCATCCCACTAATAAAAATATGCCAGAGGTGAGAAAAAGGCTTTTGACATTGCCTACTATGTGAAAGCAGGTTTACCCCACTTCTTCTATTTCTGGTAAAAGACAAATGCAAGTGTGCATAGATAGAGCACCATTTCCTTACTATCCCTTTTTTATGAAGAACCTAGCTCTGTATTCTGACACATGCATGTAAGTCCTACTGCTTTCCACAGATGACAGCTGAGACAAGTTGTATCATAAGCAGCACAGTCATTGTTTGATATGACCACAAGTGCAATGTCAGAGTGACCTGTTCTGTCATGGATGGGTAATCAAAGAAAGCTGAATGAAAAAGCACACTTATGTAAGAGCTTGCTGAATTTGAACCACTTTGCAAACAGTTCCACCATGCCCAAGTCAGCTCTGCCTTGATCTTTTTTTATCCCCTCTCTTTTTCATGTGGTGCTTCTCCAGCTGTCAGCATTTCCACTCATGCTGCATGTGGCTGCAAGTTTTGCACTGAGTTTACAAATGACTTTTGAAGCCATATTTTTCAGCgcagcacaggaaaaaatctATTATAAGAAGGGGAGAAGAGTTAATGCAAAAATCTAATGCTCAATAAACTGATTAGTATTCTCAGCAGTATCCAGTTTAACTTCCTTCCCTCCTAATACAAGTGCAGGGAGCCAATACAACTTATAGAGGCAAACTGCTGTGGAAAATATACATACCTTGCACTGCCTCTCCATTTAATGTTTGCATATTTTCTATCTGTGCAACGTGGAGACAAAAAACAATatccaaagaaacaaaaaaactaaCTACAGAGGCAGCTGACAGCCATGACTCTAGTCACAGAAAGGAATTATTTATGTATCTATAGTCCCTTTCCCTATTTCCTCTTCAAATAGACAAACACCTGTCCCTTGCtgtgtttggattttgttttggtttggttttgtggtgtggggttttttattttacaaagaCAGGATATTAATTTCTAAATGGTATATAGACAACACAAAGCTTTATATAAGCAAGACAGATGTATTAGCTCAGAGTACGAAGTATGTTTCTAATTACATACTAATCAAGTTACACTAAGACTGAAGACAGAAGTTACACCTTTTTCATGGAATCATTACTCTGGAAAAAGATTTTAAGTCTCCAACATTTTACAGGGTTTATCTTACTCTTTAATATGTGAATCAAAGGCTGTCATGGACATAAGGCGTTCCTCCAGGACACTGATTTTATATCTCATGTAGAACGTAGAAAGTATTAAAACACAAACACTGTAAGAGAGAAGAATAAAGAATATCAGTAAAGGAAATTTTAGCAGTACCTGACAAATTTATTGTTAAAAGCCATTTACATTGTTACTTGTACATGTTCAATAATAAAGGCATAATTCTTAGAAACATTTCAGGAATACCATCAGTAGCATTCAGACAGTTATGAAAATCTCAGACTTGAGTATGTGTTTGCTAGGTGACATGCAAAAGGAACGTGCAAGTATTTAAACACTTTTAACATTTTCTGAATCAAAAGaccctttgtttttaaaagtaaatggCCTGTTAAGTAAACCTGCCCTAACAGgcttatatacatatatgtacatacatatacatatatatgtatgtatgtatgtatatacacactTCTGGAGAGTGTAAAGGCCACAATTCccaataatttcctttttccaagtAAAGCTTAGATTATATCAATCATGCTTACATTATATTGATCACATAAACATAAGAAACCCCTAGTTTTTGACAATCTTGTTATTGCAAACTTACAGAACTGCATAAAACACAAGTACATGGCTCAGAGTGAAGAGCTTCTGGGACTTCACTCTGTGGAGGAACCTGAAGGCTTCAGAATGGCCTGCAAGGGAAAGAACCAAGTCTTACTTTGACCAGAGCAGACCACAGAATATAAACAGTGCTTTGAAGTATGtaacagaaaatgcaaacagGGGGATAAACAAGAAAGAGATCTCCCAAATTATGCGAACTGACATAATTATGCAAATGTATCTCAAGTTATTCCAGCTGAAGATCTGCCCTTGATTTCTTACCATTTCGAGGACTGTTTCGAGCTTTTCCATCAGGCCCACATTTACTATGTGCATCTGAACGAACAGACTTGGCCTCAGGCTTGGAAACTTTCAAGTGAGTCTCTGTTTCAACAACATGATAATCTatcaaaagaaagatttttaataaAGTTCAAATATGAAGTCAAAGGAAATTGTTGATAGCTTATGTTTGTCAAGAAATAGACTTGGAGAATTTTAAaaggtgcacttctgtacttttGGGTAAAAAGCAGCAGTTGGTTTAGTATCCTTGAAACAGTTTACATACTAATTCCACatcaacacaaaataaaaagaagcacCTGGATTGAAAGTAGATGTATGTTGCATTTATATTTCCAGAGCTTTTGAAAGATGGCAACCCATGAAGATGTTGAAGGCTACTATTGAATTTCCAGGCAGAAGATTAAAGTCACAAAAGTTGTCTCTCAAAAGGCCTGAGTTTGCTGGAGTAATGATTCCAAATTACTTTAACAGCAACATCAAATGGAGATAGTGCATTGTTACTTTAAAAAGGACATTACAACTCCCTTTTCtgactttctttaaaaatgccaATGGAATATTGAAAGAAAAGGGACAGAAAAATCTAATCACGTTCAGTTTTATGCTCTACTTGCTTACCCTGGACTTGCTCTAATGATACACAAGAAACAACCATGAGTGATAGACGTGCTACCCTCCACCCCTGCCTTCAATTCCTTTTCCTAGGATGGTTCTTTACCTGGATATTGGTTTTCAtttgtggaaaaagaaaatggaatggTTTGAAGTAGTTACAAGCCATCAGAAAGTAAGACAGCAAGTTATCATTATTCAGAAGCACTTCTGTGGCATGCTACGGCACCACAATTAAAGATAGAAGCACAGTAAATATCAAATACCAACGAAagaaaatagccccaaatcatCCTGCTGAAAACAAGAAGACACAGAGCAAAAAGGAGAGTTaatcaaaaataaaatgacagaaaaCTGCTATAAAAAATGACAGTTTCTTTCAACAGTTTCTTATATAAATTATAGTCAAGATGGAACCCAGAGTACTAGCAGCATAACAACATATTAGTATCTTAAGATTAACAACAGAATACTCTAAGTTTTCATAATGACATTCAGCATGAGCTACATAAAACAAGTATTCCTGTACTCATGAAGTTATATGTAGTGAGTTTCAATCAGAATAGCTGCTAATTAGGTGAAGAACTTGAGACAATAGATTACAAACAGCATTGTAAAGAAAGAACAACTTTGGACAGTATCTTCAAGTGTCTTAACAGCTGCAAATATAAAATGAGtgcttaaaaaacccccacaaaaatgCATGTCAAAAATAATCTTCTTGATGACCAAAAGCCACCATGGTACAGAATGTTATTTGTATAGAACAGAAGTTACACTGTGACTTGAACTACTTTAGAATAGGTTTTGATTGTTTGTTCTCCTTTGTGTTTTAAAGCACAAACAGCTCCTACATTCTATCTCTCCTAGGCAACTGGAACCAGTAGCGACGATTTCGATCTGCTGATGACCAAGTCATTGCCTGAATCTGGATTGCAGAAGGATATAGTAACAGATATGTAGGTACTGGGGCCTTGAGGAAGACCTCAAAATCCACGTAGTTCTCCAGGACTGCAGAGAATCTAGTTTCTGCATCAGAAGGGGATACAGAAGCAAAATGGAGCTAgtcccttttctttctcttggggCTCCATGATCCCGCTCACCTTGGAAGCATTCCAGCTCTGGTGTCTGtgagcctgtgctgctggactCTTCCATCTCTTGTCTTCGCTGCTGCACTATTCCATCCAGATCAGAATAATCTTCATTGAAATCCTGATGGGGAGAATGATTCACAAAAAGGCTCAGCCCTGTTCTAAATCTAGACAATCTAATTTCCTCTGACCTTCCTCTAGAATTTGAACCAAATATCAAAGCATTAGAACTGTTCAACCAGGACCAATCTCTGATATCAAGATGCTGAGATCAAGTTAAAAAATAAGCTCCATAAGATCACCAGAATTCAAGCTTCATCCTCTGCCTTGTCTGTAAGAAAGACTGTTAAGTCAGACAAATTGTGAATCCAGGACAAGCACTAATAGACTCTGGTCATCACATGTGGCTTCACAGCTCTTTCAGATCAGTGAACTGGCTTACAGAGGAAGGTTTGCTACTAGAAACACTTCAAAAACTGCTCATGGCAGAGGACAAAGCAACTTTACGTCAGTACagtgaaacctggctgctagaCAGAGACCTGAAGAACATACAGACCTTGAATAAATCCAAAGTGTATGCACGTATATAAACTGTATGTCACCAGATAATTATGCAAACTATTCCTACTGTTTTCTAGTGTTAAAAATTCATGGAAATTTTAGAAACAGATGTCATGATTTCCTTCAGTTTCCTTTCTTCAAGCACTAGAAATAGCACTTACAATGAAAGATGCCatgcaacaaaacaacaaacttcTAAAACATTTACCAGGGGCAGAGTTCTAGGGCGATCAGCCCTGAAGCTGCTTTCTGCAGAAGAGGGATTTGGACTGTTGCCCATGCTTGCATCCTGAAAAAAAGCACCACTGTTAACAAGGAACACAAGCAGAAAGTACCTAGCATTTCACAGCAGGATAGCAGCAATAATGAACACAAAGCTACATACCATCTTCACTGCCACTAGTACTTACCTCAAGATGTCTACAGATAGATTTTAATAGCTTGTAGGTGGTATCTCTGGAGAGTAGTGAGACAAACATGTActagaaaacaaaagttccacaaTTGACAAAAAGACATACAGCACAAGCTTCCTTTTATCTAAATAAAACTGACAGGTGATTTTGCTGATCAAGTAACTATTTTCAAGAACTTTGGCAGGAAAAACCTGCGGTCCTTCTAAGCCTACAACTTGAGGTTAATCACACAAACACAGAATAGGCACAAAAGTTACTATATTCGGATGCAGGAACAAGAGCATAATCCAGATCtgctctttcttttaaaaatacttttcatgCTATGTTTTACCAACcccttgaaaaaaaacccaaacaaacaaaacctcaaaCTTGCTCTTATGTATGGTCTCCTGCACCCACAAAATACTCCTGCAATGAAAACGGGTTATTTCTGAAGCTGCTCATACGATAATCACATTTCCTACTGATTGATGCAATTCTATTCCTGAGTATCACTGCAAGCAATAGGTTTTTGTGTGTCTTAAGGTATGGCTGGTCAGGTAAGAGATACAAGCAAATGGAAGAACACTGACAGAGATGCCAACAAAGcaggtaaccctctgtgcatgTACCTCCTGACCCAGCTTTTTCAGTGCCCCTGGTGCTATGAAATTTTGCAAAAAAAGGGAATGAAAGACTACAGAGAGCAGGTGGCAAACAGattctgttttttattttctcacagaAGTACCATTGTCCTCTAACAGTACTTACCCTATCTGTCACTGTTGCTATGATCAGAGCATTTGGCACAAGAAGGgcagttttggttttcttcagaAGCGTCACTGACAGCACAGGTATACTAATCTGAAACAAGATCAACGTAACGTTCAAATCCCAATACTCACGTACAAATCTGCATCATGCTCTCTCCTGAGGGGCCAGCCCACCTACTGAGATAAGCCAGACCTTCAACACTCACCTTTTAAAGATGTCTCCACTACACTTCTGATCACCATTATCTCATGTGACATAAGAAATTGTAATAATCTGAAACCATACCTAACTACTTTTACTTCTGCTTTTATAAAAAGCTAATCCACTCTTTTGTTTGTGTCCTCCTTTCCTGATCCCTTCTGGCTCTCACAAGACGAC harbors:
- the GRAMD2B gene encoding GRAM domain-containing protein 2B isoform X1, which encodes MLKKGSSLEDSVFHSESQNSFRKSSNDAPASPTESVGSVFISSDGENGTDEKRKAGKSPTVLLQTSTSEMEYFDDRKKVDVARTKSSTDSPVLTTKSDSKTERKKRASNQLKANAHFHKLFLDVPVDEPLKQSFTCALQKEILYQGKLFLSENWICFHSKVFGKDTKISIPVLSVTLLKKTKTALLVPNALIIATVTDRYMFVSLLSRDTTYKLLKSICRHLEDASMGNSPNPSSAESSFRADRPRTLPLDFNEDYSDLDGIVQQRRQEMEESSSTGSQTPELECFQDYHVVETETHLKVSKPEAKSVRSDAHSKCGPDGKARNSPRNGHSEAFRFLHRVKSQKLFTLSHVLVFYAVLVCVLILSTFYMRYKISVLEERLMSMTAFDSHIKEHQVHQDLGSHLQINADAVCNELTANLRKLEKIQNNLQKLLEDGE
- the GRAMD2B gene encoding GRAM domain-containing protein 2B isoform X5, encoding MPVNLMKFFSSDGENGTDEKRKAGKSPTVLLQTSTSEMEYFDDRKKVDVARTKSSTDSPVLTTKSDSKTERKKRASNQLKANAHFHKLFLDVPVDEPLKQSFTCALQKEILYQGKLFLSENWICFHSKVFGKDTKISIPVLSVTLLKKTKTALLVPNALIIATVTDRYMFVSLLSRDTTYKLLKSICRHLEDASMGNSPNPSSAESSFRADRPRTLPLDFNEDYSDLDGIVQQRRQEMEESSSTGSQTPELECFQDYHVVETETHLKVSKPEAKSVRSDAHSKCGPDGKARNSPRNGHSEAFRFLHRVKSQKLFTLSHVLVFYAVLVCVLILSTFYMRYKISVLEERLMSMTAFDSHIKEHQVHQDLGSHLQINADAVCNELTANLRKLEKIQNNLQKLLEDGE
- the GRAMD2B gene encoding GRAM domain-containing protein 2B isoform X2, producing the protein MLKKGSSLEDSVFHSESQNSFRKSSNDAPASPTESVGSVFISSDGENGTDEKRKAGKSPTVLLQTSTSEMEYFDDRKKVDVARTKSSTDSPVLTTKSDSKTERKKRASNQLKANAHFHKLFLDVPVDEPLKQSFTCALQKEILYQGKLFLSENWICFHSKVFGKDTKISIPVLSVTLLKKTKTALLVPNALIIATVTDRYMFVSLLSRDTTYKLLKSICRHLEDASMGNSPNPSSAESSFRADRPRTLPLDFNEDYSDLDGIVQQRRQEMEESSSTGSQTPELECFQDYHVVETETHLKVSKPEAKSVRSDAHSKCGPDGKARNSPRNGHSEAFRFLHRVKSQKLFTLSHVLVFYAVLVCVLILSTFYMRYKISVLEERLMSMTAFDSHIKEHQVHQDLGSHLQINADAVCNELTANLRKLEKNNLQKLLEDGE
- the GRAMD2B gene encoding GRAM domain-containing protein 2B isoform X4, with the translated sequence MVLMTEPRCDAEEPRAARAAGRRENRGAPRLSDGENGTDEKRKAGKSPTVLLQTSTSEMEYFDDRKKVDVARTKSSTDSPVLTTKSDSKTERKKRASNQLKANAHFHKLFLDVPVDEPLKQSFTCALQKEILYQGKLFLSENWICFHSKVFGKDTKISIPVLSVTLLKKTKTALLVPNALIIATVTDRYMFVSLLSRDTTYKLLKSICRHLEDASMGNSPNPSSAESSFRADRPRTLPLDFNEDYSDLDGIVQQRRQEMEESSSTGSQTPELECFQDYHVVETETHLKVSKPEAKSVRSDAHSKCGPDGKARNSPRNGHSEAFRFLHRVKSQKLFTLSHVLVFYAVLVCVLILSTFYMRYKISVLEERLMSMTAFDSHIKEHQVHQDLGSHLQINADAVCNELTANLRKLEKIQNNLQKLLEDGE
- the GRAMD2B gene encoding GRAM domain-containing protein 2B isoform X3 — protein: MEPFSVFQSSWGREIYLCKEIYVYTVTCTSWSSDGENGTDEKRKAGKSPTVLLQTSTSEMEYFDDRKKVDVARTKSSTDSPVLTTKSDSKTERKKRASNQLKANAHFHKLFLDVPVDEPLKQSFTCALQKEILYQGKLFLSENWICFHSKVFGKDTKISIPVLSVTLLKKTKTALLVPNALIIATVTDRYMFVSLLSRDTTYKLLKSICRHLEDASMGNSPNPSSAESSFRADRPRTLPLDFNEDYSDLDGIVQQRRQEMEESSSTGSQTPELECFQDYHVVETETHLKVSKPEAKSVRSDAHSKCGPDGKARNSPRNGHSEAFRFLHRVKSQKLFTLSHVLVFYAVLVCVLILSTFYMRYKISVLEERLMSMTAFDSHIKEHQVHQDLGSHLQINADAVCNELTANLRKLEKIQNNLQKLLEDGE